The Benincasa hispida cultivar B227 chromosome 9, ASM972705v1, whole genome shotgun sequence genome has a segment encoding these proteins:
- the LOC120085301 gene encoding coenzyme Q-binding protein COQ10 homolog, mitochondrial: MPPFLSTSKVVESLISRRGGIRHAIKYARCNAESWKYQNVRHLRCIPGVQTSTIYRLFDQDRKISESFRDISAVQSRRFLGCGDGAETGVLSKIYEERRVMGYSPEQLFDVVAAVDMYHDFVPWCQRSEVLKKYPDGSFDAELEIGFKFLVESYISHVEMNRPKSIKTTVSRSALFDHLINTWEFNPGPIPGTCNLYFLVDFKFQSPLYRQVASVFFKEVVSKLVGSFNERCRLIYGPGVPVLENSYSQRA, encoded by the exons ATGCCGCCGTTTCTGTCTACCTCGAAGGTCGTTGAGTCATTGATTTCGCGTAGAGGTGGTATCAGACATGCGATCAAATACGCTAGGTGTAATGCCGAGTCGTGGAAGTATCAAAACGTTCGACATTTAAGGTGTATTCCCGGCGTTCAGACCTCGACGATTTATAGACTGTTCGATCAGGACCGTAAGATTTCCGAGAGCTTCCGTGATATTAGTGCTGTACAATCGAGACGATTTCTTGGCTGTGGAGACGGGGCAGAGACCGGCGTTTTATCCAAAATTTATGAAGAGAGGCGCGTAATGGG GTATTCTCCGGAACAGTTATTTGACGTAGTTGCTGCTGTAGACATGTACCATGATTTTGTTCCTTGGTGCCAGCGGTCAGAGGTACTAAAAAAGTATCCTGATGGATCCTTTGATGCTGAACTAGAGATTggctttaaatttcttgttgaGAGTTACATTTCACACGTAGAGATGAACAGACCAAAATCTATAAAG ACTACAGTATCTCGAAGTGCGCTTTTTGACCACTTGATAAATACTTGGGAGTTCAATCCGGGACCGATTCCAGGGACTTGCAACCTTTACTTTTTGGTAGATTTTAAGTTCCAGTCTCCACTTTATCGACAG GTGGCTTCAGTGTTCTTTAAGGAGGTCGTCTCAAAACTGGTTGGTTCATTTAATGAACGCTGCCGTTTGATATATGGTCCAGGGGTTCCAGTCCTTGAAAATTCATACAGCCAACGAGCttaa